From the genome of Pirellulales bacterium:
GCTAACGTCGACCGTAGCACCGGTCAGGATCAGCTTCAGGCTATCGTTCGCTTTCAGATTCGCCGCGTAGAGGCTCAGTCCCGTGCCGACATCGTTCAGCGTGACGTTCCCCAGGCCACCAATCTTGTAGTGCGCGCCTGTTGGATCGAGCGCGGCGTCTACAACGATCTCGTTCGGCTCGCTACCGGCGTAATTCAACGTGACCGGCACGGCAATCGGAACCACCTGGCTCGTGCGTACGACCGTGCCGTCGGCAAGCATCTGTCGGCCAAGGTAAAGCGACCAGTTACCGTCGAGGTTTAACGCGGCCGCCGCGGCCACGACATAGAGCGCGTCTTGCGTCCCCGCGGGATTCGTGAAGTACGCGCTCGTGATTCCCATCGGCGTCTGATCGAGGCCCACCCGATCGCCGGCGCCGCCGTCAACTTCCAGCACACCGTGCAATCCGTCGTAAGTGAATGCCGGCCGGGCCCCGTCATCGGGCACGGTTTGGCGAACCAGCGATGTGGCGCCGATCACCAGCAGGCTGGGCGTCGTGGCCTCGGCATCGTCGATCGTCAGTTGGACGTTGTGGGCTTCGACGTCGCCGGCAATCGCCGTAAGCATGCCAACGCCGTACCTCAATGTAGTGCTCGACGTACCGCCTTCAACGTCGATCAACGCAGCCACGGCCAACTCGGCGATGGAGACGTTGTCGACTGCGCCGTCTCCTTGCAGATTTACCTGCAGGCGGCCCGCGAGTGACGATGCGTCGAGAAAGATCGTGTTGACGCCGTCGGGCATCGACGGAGCGGCAATGTCCATCTCGATGCTATCGATGATCGCTAGCCCTTCGAAAATAATCGTGGGGTAGAGCTGCGCATCAATGACGAAAGCACCGGCCGAATTTTGGCTGGTCGAGATCGAGTTCCCCGTATCGAGCGCGGGTGTCTGCATCGTGACGGTTTCGCTTTGGCCGGCTGGACGCTGCGAAGTGTTGAACACCACGGTGCCATTATCGTTCGCGAGCGGTCCGAGCGTGGCTGTGCCGCCGTGCTGGCTAATCGTTACGATATCGGCCGGCGCCAAACCCATCAGATAGGTCGTGACACCAGTCGTGGCATTCGTCATTTCGATGGCGTGATCGAGAACATTGGTTCCGTCGGCCGTCGAATAGGTGTGATCGAACGGGAGTAGCGAGATATCGCTCTCACCGAGCTCGTTGCGCGTGTCGAGCTCGACGTTCCGTCCCCCTTGATTGGTCGTGGGGATATTGACATAGACGGTGTTTACGCCCGCGGGCGAGAGATCACCGATATGGACATTCGTCCCTCGATCTTGCGCTGTCACGACGACCTGATTGAACTGCGTCAGGAGTAACGGCGGGAAGGTGCCGCCCGTTTTTTCGTCGTACGTCAATCGAACGGCCGTATCGCTGTCGGGATCGATGCCGACGTCGGCCGTCGATGCGTCGGCCGTTACGACCAACGTATTGTCGTCGTCATCGCCGCCCGAGATCGTGCCCCCTTGCGTCGTGGGAGCGTTGACGATGATGGTATTGGAGCCGCCGCCGCCGGTGACGATGTTGCCGGCCGATCCGAGCACGATCGTGTCAGCGCCCCCCTGGCCGATCAGGGTGTTGTTTCCCGAACCGCCTCCCAGATAACTATCGAGCAGCCCCGCTTTCAGATAGGCCGCGCCCGAGCCGCTGTCGACAAAATCAGCCGCCCCTTGTCCGCCTTCGAGATGGACGGCTGATGTCACACCGGGCAGCACGTCGATCGTCAGATCACCTTTGTCGCCAATGCCGGTGATCGATTTGACCCCTTGAATACGTTGGGTCGCGTCGTACTCGATGCCCAGCAGGTTCTTTTGACGCAGCGTGACGTCGATCGTCTCGCCCGCGTCGGGATTATTCGGGTCGGTGAGGCCGACGTGCTCGATGCGCAATTGGTCGGTGCCATCGGTCTGATCGACGTCGCGACGCTGGTTGGCCAACGTGCCGACATAGAGGTTGATGTTGCCGTTCGAGTCGGGCTGCGACGCGAGGATTGGAGAATCGGGCTCGCCACCGTCCTGGGCGCTATCGAAGTCCACCAGCACCTTGTTGGCGACGTCGAAGCGTTTCTTCAGGCCGACGAAGCGGTTGAAAACCTGGAAGCCAACACGTACTTCCACGCCAAGCGCTGCCGTTAAGCTGCCACTGAAATGAAACGGATCATTTGCGAAGTCGCTGAGGCGAACCTTACCGTCGCCGTCTGGGTCATCCAGTGTCACTGAAACTGGATCGTTGCCGGAATTGCCTGTCGACACGAAGCCACCGACGACGGCGCTGAAGACTCCCAGTGAACCGGTCGCCCCCGCGTAGACGTCGCCGGCCAGTTTGAAGTAGGAGCTGCTGTCGACGTAAAAGCCAGCGGCGACATCCTTGGCGACTTCCACCGCCGAGACGTTATCGTTAGCGATGTCCTTTATCAAACTGCGCAGGCCGAAGGTGTCGTAGGCAAACTTGAAATGGGTATCGACCTGAACCTCGCCGCCGTAATCGATGCCGACGCCGAAGATCGAATAGCCCGAGGCCGCCGACCCTGCCGCCTCGGTGTGCAGATCGGCGTTGAGTGTGAACAGATCCGTGTCATGCCCCAGCAACAAAGGAAATACGGCACCCGCCGGGTTCTGCAGGATGGGAAACTCCAGATCGACGCCGTTGTTCAGTTGGCTGGTAAAGCCGTCGATGAACTGCTTTTCCGAATCCGAGAGAGGCAGCTTGTCAATGTTCGCGGCCAGTGACTGGGCCACTCCGACAATATCGCTCGGTGAGAGATCGGTGAGATTCTGGACGGCCAGGTTGGTCGGATCCGCCGCGCTCGTGACGTTGCGCAGGTCGTAGGTGCTCAGGTCGAAGCCCCCCAGCGGCAACAAGATCGTCGCGCCCGAGGGATCGAATTGGTTGAACTGGTTGACGACCCCATTCACCTTTTGAAGAAGGTCGTAGAGCGGGCCAAAGCCGGTCACCGTCGCCGCGATGCCACCCAGTGTCAGCAGTGTGACGTCTCCGGCGCCAATGATGTGGCTCAGATCACTTAATCCTGGCAGCGGATAGCCGAGCACCTGTTCGATCGGATTGAGAGGTTCGGTGACGTATTGAATGTCCTGGAACACGGGGGCGATGACGTTCGAGATGAATTTGCCCAAATCCAGATCAACATTGTCGAACGAAATATCAGGGGCCTTGGCGTTCGGGTCTTGACTGTTGATGTTCCAGTTCAGATGTACATCGGTGTCGATTCCGGGAAAATCATTGTTGGTGCCAGCGAAACTGCCCGCCAGGTGCAGGTTCGCAATGGCCGAGCCGGTCACAATTAGCGCCGGCGTCGTCGAAAGGCCGTCCAGGTCCGCCGTCAGCGATAGCGCATTGGCCTGACCGGCCAGGGGCGTGAGCGCGCCTTGGACGAATCCAAGCGTGGCGGTGGCCGAGAAGTTTTGCAGCCCGACGGTGATGCCCAGCTCGATTTGATGACCGATGCCGGGCAGGTGCTGGCTGTCATCGAGCGTGGCTTGCTGCGTCGACGCGTTGTAATTGAACGCCAACTGATAGCTGAAATGGACATTGGTTGTGAGCGCGCCATCGGTATCGATCTTCAGCGGTAGCCCCGGCAATCCCGTGGCAAACGTCAGGGGGGTGGTCGGCCCAGCTACGGTCCCTTGCAGGGTCATCTGTACGGAGAAATTCCCGTTCAGGACGCCGCCCGGGGCGGTGACGATGACGTCCGAAGCGTCGACTCCGTTGCCATTCTGGTCGGCCAGAAGGTTCAGCCCCCCCGGCCCGAGTGCGTTGAAGAGCGCATTTTGCAGTACGGACGCGGACGGGTCAGTCAGCGTGCCCAACGAAACAAGCGCTGTGTCAATTTGCTGGCTGAATCCGGAAAGCGCTTTGGCCGCGTCCCCCAGATGGTTGCCCACAAAGGGAAGCGACGAGTTCTGGCCGGTAGCATATTGGTCCAGGGTCGTAACCAGACGGATTTCATCCCCTTGAAGCTGTGCGAGTAGCTGTGAGGCCAGCGATCCAAAGGGGACCGCCGTCAGAAGTTGGCGGTCCTCGAGGGCCTCGATGCGCGGTTTCCGCCAGGTTGACCCGGCCGTCGAGCGACCGAGCATATCGCGGCGAGCGGTTACGGGACGCGGGCCGGTGGGGCGCATCCGTCGACGACGGAACTCTTTATGTGTGCGCGACATATCATTCTCATCGCGGGGAACTATAATGGCCGGACAGTCGCAGACGTGCTAGCGAAGGTTGCAATCGGGCCACGATTCAGAACGGAAGGTGCGGTAACGATTGGCTCGAATCTCCGCTCATCTCGATATATCGCCGGGGCGGCGAGAAACGCACACGAGACGGGTCAGAAGAAAAATCAATAAGGAGCCGATGCGACGCCGGGCAGGGCGCGCCGGAACTTGCGAGTCGGGGGCAAGAGCCATGCACCAGGACGATGACTTCCCGTTGCTGCTGCGCAGAATCCGGGCCGGCGATGACGAGGCGGCAGAACTGCTTGTCCGCCGCTACGAGCCGCTGATTCGCCGCGAGGTGCGTCTGCGGATCGAAGACGAGCGACTCAACCGTGCCTTCGATTCTCTGGACGTCTCGCAATCGGTGCTAGCTAGCTTTTTCGTCCGGGCCGCGATCGGCGAGTACGATCTGGATTGTGCCGACCAACTCGTCCGCCTGCTGGTCGCAATGGCCCGCAACAAGCTCGCATCGCGGGCCCGCCAGGAGCGGCGACTGCGCCGCGATGTGCGCCGCGTGGCCGTGGTTTCGCCCGCCGTTCTGTCGCAGGTTGCCGATCCCTGTCCTTCGGCCAGCGAGATGTTTTCGCGACGCGAATTGCTGGAGCGCATGCGCGGCGCCCTGGCTGACGAAGAGCGGCGGATCGCGGACTTGCGCGGCGAAGGACTGAGCTGGGACGAGGTCGCCGACCGGCTCGGGGGTTCCGGGCAGGCGCGACGCATGCAACTCTCACGCGGTATCGAACGTGTGGGACGAGAACTTGGCCTGGAGGATTGAGTTTTTTGGGCCGTGCGGTTTGCCCGCAAACGGCGGTTGCGCCGCTTGAAACCCCATGAACGATCCGGCGGCGCCGGCGAATCGTTCTTTCGCACCGACGAAACACCGATGACCCCGTTCGTGCCTGACAGTTCGGCCGCTCGCCTTCGTAACCAGCGTGCCCCGGCGCGCGAGTACTCGCTGCTTTGGCAATCGCGGACGCCACTGCTGGAAGAGTTCCTGACCGGCTGCGACGACATTCAAGCCAGCGAGTTGGCGGCCGTGGTCCGCGTCGACTTGCGGCAGCGCTTGCGGCGCGGGTCGATTGTGGATGCCCGAGAATACCTGGCGCGATTTCCAGCACTGGCCGCGGATCCCGAGCTGGCCGCTGATGTCGTGTATGCGGAATTCTTAATCCGCGAAAACCTGGGCGAGCGTCCCAACGTGACCGAGTTTTCGCAACGCTATCCAGAGCTGGCCGAGATATTGACTGACCAGGTCCGCCTGCACCAGGCATTCGACGAACCCGCTGGCCGGGATGAGGCGGTCGACGAGGGAACGAACATTTCGGCGACAAATGCCGCACACCGGCCGGATCGAAAGCTGGAGGCGGATTACGAGATCCTCGAAGAGCTTGGCCGCGGGGCCATGGGAGTGGTTTACAAGGCGCGGCAACCGAGCCTCAATCGACTGGTGGCGCTGAAAATGGTACGCCGGGCGGACCTGACTAATGAAGAGCTGCTGGTTCGTTTCCGTTCCGAAGCCGAGGTCGTCGCTTCGTTGCACCATCCACA
Proteins encoded in this window:
- a CDS encoding sigma-70 family RNA polymerase sigma factor, with the translated sequence MHQDDDFPLLLRRIRAGDDEAAELLVRRYEPLIRREVRLRIEDERLNRAFDSLDVSQSVLASFFVRAAIGEYDLDCADQLVRLLVAMARNKLASRARQERRLRRDVRRVAVVSPAVLSQVADPCPSASEMFSRRELLERMRGALADEERRIADLRGEGLSWDEVADRLGGSGQARRMQLSRGIERVGRELGLED